Proteins from one Phocoena phocoena chromosome 7, mPhoPho1.1, whole genome shotgun sequence genomic window:
- the SLC23A3 gene encoding solute carrier family 23 member 3 isoform X2: MSRSPPNAIQLRSVGSQGTMASLPQPSAVQNPSSHSWASVCGSPPWGLSCLLALQHILVLASLLCASHLLLLQCLPAGGLSSSPAQLLASSLFSCGVSTALQTWMGSRLPLIQAPSLEFLIPGLVLTSQKLPLTTRTPGNSSLVLRLCGGPGCHGLELWNTSLREVSGAVVVSGLLQVMLGLFGGPGHLFPHCGPLVLAPSLVVAGLSAHREVALFCSAHWGLASLLILLMVVCSQHLGARLLPPHPWRRASTSSTHTHIPVFRLLSVLIPVACVWIISALLGLSITPWELSAEAPWFWLPHPAEWDWPLLTPRALAAGISMALAASISSLGCYALCGQLLHLPSPPPHACSRGLSLEGLGSVLAGLLGSPMGTASSFPNVGTVSLLQAGSRRVAHLVGLLCVVLGLSPRLVQLITTIPLPVLGGVLGVTQAVVLSTGFSSFHLADIDSGRNVFIVGFSIFMALLLPRWFREAPVLLSTGWSPLDVLLRSLLTEPIFLAGLLGFLLENTIPGTQLERGLGQGLPSSFTAQEVRMPQKSREKPAQEYELPFSIQNLCPCIPHPLRCLCPLPEDSGNEEGVPSEPGETADLLPGFGEQCPGSSREELRSQ; the protein is encoded by the exons ATGAGCCGATCACCCCCCAACGCCATACAACTCCGATCCGTGGGCTCCCAGGGTACCATGGCTTCCCTGCCGCAGCCGTCTGCTGTCCAAAATCCCTCCTCTCACTCTTGGGCCTCTGTGTGTGGGTCTCCTCCCTGGGGCCTCAGCTGTCTTCTGGCTCTGCAG CATATCTTGGTCCTGGCTTCTCTGCTCTGCGCCTCCCACCTGCTCCTGCTTCAATGTCTCCCTGCAGGAGGActctcttcctcccctgcccAGCTCCTGGCCTCCAGCCTCTTTTCATGTGGCGTGTCTACAGCCCTGCAAACTTGGATGGGCAGCAG GCTGCCTCTTATCCAGGCTCCATCCTTAGAGTTTCTTATCCCTGGTCTGGTGCTGACCAGTCAGAAGCTACCTCTGACCACCCGGACACCTGGAAACT cctcccttgtgCTGCGCCTGTGTGGGGGACCTGGCTGCCACGGCCTGGAACTGTGGAACACTTCTCTCCGAGAA GTGTCCGGGGCCGTGGTGGTCTCCGGGCTGCTGCAGGTCATGCTGGGGCTGTTCGGGGGTCCTGGCCACTTGTTCCCCCACTGTGGGCCCCTGGTGCTGGCCCCCAGCCTAGTTGTGGCAGGGCTCTCGGCCCACAGGGAGGTAGCCCTGTTCTGCTCTGCTCACTGGGGCCTGGCATCGCT GCTTATCCTGCTCATGGTGGTCTGTTCTCAGCACCTGGGCGCCCGCCTGTTACCGCCTCACCCCTGGAGGCGAGCTTCAACCTCTTCGACCCACACTCACATCCCTGTCTTCAGGCTCCTCTCG GTGCTGATCCCAGTAGCTTGTGTGTGGATCATCTCTGCCCTTCTGGGTCTCAGCATCACCCCCTGGGAGCTGTCCGCCGAGGCACCGTGGTTTTGGCTGCCTCACCCAG ctgAGTGGGACTGGCCCTTGCTGACACCCAGGGCTCTGGCTGCAGGCATCTCTATGGCCTTGGCAGCTTCCATCAGCTCCCTGGGCTGCTACGCCCTGTGTGGTCAGCTGCTGCATTTGCCTTCTCCACCTCCGCATGCCTGTAGCCGAGGGCTGAGCCTGGAGGGTCTGGGAAGTGTGCTGGCCGGGCTGTTGGGGAGCCCCATGGGCACTGCATCCAGCTTCCCCAACGTGGGCACGGTGAGCCTTCTCCAG GCTGGATCTCGGCGAGTGGCCCACTTGGTGGGGCTGCTCTGCGTGGTGCTTGGGCTCTCCCCGAGGCTGGTCCAGCTCATCACCACCATCCCACTGCCTGTGCTTG GTGGGGTGCTGGGGGTGACCCAGGCCGTGGTTCTGTCTACTGGATTCTCCAGCTTCCACTTGGCTGACATTGACTCTGGGCGGAACGTCTTCATTGTTGGCTTCTCCATCTTCATGGCCCTGTTGCTGCCAAGATGGTTTCGGGAAGCTCCAGTCCTACTGAGCACAG GCTGGAGCCCCTTGGATGTGTTACTACGCTCACTGCTCACAGAGCCCATCTTCCTGGCGGGACTCTTGGGCTTCCTCCTAGAGAACACCATTCCTG GCACACAGCTTGAGCGAGGCCTAGGTCAAGGGCTGCCATCTTCTTTCACTGCCCAAGAGGTTCGGATGCCTCAGAAGTCCAGGGAGAAGCCTGCTCAAGAGTATGAGCTTCCTTTCTCCATCcaaaacctgtgtccctgcattccCCATCCCCTCCGTTGCCTCTGCCCACTTCCCGAAGACTCTGGGAATGAAGAAGGAGTGCCCTCTGAGCCAGGAGAGACAGCCGACTTGCTGCCTGGCTTTGGGGAGCAGTGCCCCGGGTCTAGCAGAGAAGAACTTAGGTCCCAGTAA
- the SLC23A3 gene encoding solute carrier family 23 member 3 isoform X3: MSRSPPNAIQLRSVGSQGTMASLPQPSAVQNPSSHSWASVCGSPPWGLSCLLALQHILVLASLLCASHLLLLQCLPAGGLSSSPAQLLASSLFSCGVSTALQTWMGSRLPLIQAPSLEFLIPGLVLTSQKLPLTTRTPGNSSLVLRLCGGPGCHGLELWNTSLREVSGAVVVSGLLQVMLGLFGGPGHLFPHCGPLVLAPSLVVAGLSAHREVALFCSAHWGLASLTWAPACYRLTPGGELQPLRPTLTSLSSGSSRCPPRHRGFGCLTQAGSRRVAHLVGLLCVVLGLSPRLVQLITTIPLPVLGGVLGVTQAVVLSTGFSSFHLADIDSGRNVFIVGFSIFMALLLPRWFREAPVLLSTGWSPLDVLLRSLLTEPIFLAGLLGFLLENTIPGTQLERGLGQGLPSSFTAQEVRMPQKSREKPAQEYELPFSIQNLCPCIPHPLRCLCPLPEDSGNEEGVPSEPGETADLLPGFGEQCPGSSREELRSQ, from the exons ATGAGCCGATCACCCCCCAACGCCATACAACTCCGATCCGTGGGCTCCCAGGGTACCATGGCTTCCCTGCCGCAGCCGTCTGCTGTCCAAAATCCCTCCTCTCACTCTTGGGCCTCTGTGTGTGGGTCTCCTCCCTGGGGCCTCAGCTGTCTTCTGGCTCTGCAG CATATCTTGGTCCTGGCTTCTCTGCTCTGCGCCTCCCACCTGCTCCTGCTTCAATGTCTCCCTGCAGGAGGActctcttcctcccctgcccAGCTCCTGGCCTCCAGCCTCTTTTCATGTGGCGTGTCTACAGCCCTGCAAACTTGGATGGGCAGCAG GCTGCCTCTTATCCAGGCTCCATCCTTAGAGTTTCTTATCCCTGGTCTGGTGCTGACCAGTCAGAAGCTACCTCTGACCACCCGGACACCTGGAAACT cctcccttgtgCTGCGCCTGTGTGGGGGACCTGGCTGCCACGGCCTGGAACTGTGGAACACTTCTCTCCGAGAA GTGTCCGGGGCCGTGGTGGTCTCCGGGCTGCTGCAGGTCATGCTGGGGCTGTTCGGGGGTCCTGGCCACTTGTTCCCCCACTGTGGGCCCCTGGTGCTGGCCCCCAGCCTAGTTGTGGCAGGGCTCTCGGCCCACAGGGAGGTAGCCCTGTTCTGCTCTGCTCACTGGGGCCTGGCATCGCT CACCTGGGCGCCCGCCTGTTACCGCCTCACCCCTGGAGGCGAGCTTCAACCTCTTCGACCCACACTCACATCCCTGTCTTCAGGCTCCTCTCG CTGTCCGCCGAGGCACCGTGGTTTTGGCTGCCTCACCCAG GCTGGATCTCGGCGAGTGGCCCACTTGGTGGGGCTGCTCTGCGTGGTGCTTGGGCTCTCCCCGAGGCTGGTCCAGCTCATCACCACCATCCCACTGCCTGTGCTTG GTGGGGTGCTGGGGGTGACCCAGGCCGTGGTTCTGTCTACTGGATTCTCCAGCTTCCACTTGGCTGACATTGACTCTGGGCGGAACGTCTTCATTGTTGGCTTCTCCATCTTCATGGCCCTGTTGCTGCCAAGATGGTTTCGGGAAGCTCCAGTCCTACTGAGCACAG GCTGGAGCCCCTTGGATGTGTTACTACGCTCACTGCTCACAGAGCCCATCTTCCTGGCGGGACTCTTGGGCTTCCTCCTAGAGAACACCATTCCTG GCACACAGCTTGAGCGAGGCCTAGGTCAAGGGCTGCCATCTTCTTTCACTGCCCAAGAGGTTCGGATGCCTCAGAAGTCCAGGGAGAAGCCTGCTCAAGAGTATGAGCTTCCTTTCTCCATCcaaaacctgtgtccctgcattccCCATCCCCTCCGTTGCCTCTGCCCACTTCCCGAAGACTCTGGGAATGAAGAAGGAGTGCCCTCTGAGCCAGGAGAGACAGCCGACTTGCTGCCTGGCTTTGGGGAGCAGTGCCCCGGGTCTAGCAGAGAAGAACTTAGGTCCCAGTAA
- the SLC23A3 gene encoding solute carrier family 23 member 3 isoform X1, with protein MSRSPPNAIQLRSVGSQGTMASLPQPSAVQNPSSHSWASVCGSPPWGLSCLLALQHILVLASLLCASHLLLLQCLPAGGLSSSPAQLLASSLFSCGVSTALQTWMGSRLPLIQAPSLEFLIPGLVLTSQKLPLTTRTPGNCEHRARAQASLVLRLCGGPGCHGLELWNTSLREVSGAVVVSGLLQVMLGLFGGPGHLFPHCGPLVLAPSLVVAGLSAHREVALFCSAHWGLASLLILLMVVCSQHLGARLLPPHPWRRASTSSTHTHIPVFRLLSVLIPVACVWIISALLGLSITPWELSAEAPWFWLPHPAEWDWPLLTPRALAAGISMALAASISSLGCYALCGQLLHLPSPPPHACSRGLSLEGLGSVLAGLLGSPMGTASSFPNVGTVSLLQAGSRRVAHLVGLLCVVLGLSPRLVQLITTIPLPVLGGVLGVTQAVVLSTGFSSFHLADIDSGRNVFIVGFSIFMALLLPRWFREAPVLLSTGWSPLDVLLRSLLTEPIFLAGLLGFLLENTIPGTQLERGLGQGLPSSFTAQEVRMPQKSREKPAQEYELPFSIQNLCPCIPHPLRCLCPLPEDSGNEEGVPSEPGETADLLPGFGEQCPGSSREELRSQ; from the exons ATGAGCCGATCACCCCCCAACGCCATACAACTCCGATCCGTGGGCTCCCAGGGTACCATGGCTTCCCTGCCGCAGCCGTCTGCTGTCCAAAATCCCTCCTCTCACTCTTGGGCCTCTGTGTGTGGGTCTCCTCCCTGGGGCCTCAGCTGTCTTCTGGCTCTGCAG CATATCTTGGTCCTGGCTTCTCTGCTCTGCGCCTCCCACCTGCTCCTGCTTCAATGTCTCCCTGCAGGAGGActctcttcctcccctgcccAGCTCCTGGCCTCCAGCCTCTTTTCATGTGGCGTGTCTACAGCCCTGCAAACTTGGATGGGCAGCAG GCTGCCTCTTATCCAGGCTCCATCCTTAGAGTTTCTTATCCCTGGTCTGGTGCTGACCAGTCAGAAGCTACCTCTGACCACCCGGACACCTGGAAACTGTGAGCACAGAGCAAGGGCACAGG cctcccttgtgCTGCGCCTGTGTGGGGGACCTGGCTGCCACGGCCTGGAACTGTGGAACACTTCTCTCCGAGAA GTGTCCGGGGCCGTGGTGGTCTCCGGGCTGCTGCAGGTCATGCTGGGGCTGTTCGGGGGTCCTGGCCACTTGTTCCCCCACTGTGGGCCCCTGGTGCTGGCCCCCAGCCTAGTTGTGGCAGGGCTCTCGGCCCACAGGGAGGTAGCCCTGTTCTGCTCTGCTCACTGGGGCCTGGCATCGCT GCTTATCCTGCTCATGGTGGTCTGTTCTCAGCACCTGGGCGCCCGCCTGTTACCGCCTCACCCCTGGAGGCGAGCTTCAACCTCTTCGACCCACACTCACATCCCTGTCTTCAGGCTCCTCTCG GTGCTGATCCCAGTAGCTTGTGTGTGGATCATCTCTGCCCTTCTGGGTCTCAGCATCACCCCCTGGGAGCTGTCCGCCGAGGCACCGTGGTTTTGGCTGCCTCACCCAG ctgAGTGGGACTGGCCCTTGCTGACACCCAGGGCTCTGGCTGCAGGCATCTCTATGGCCTTGGCAGCTTCCATCAGCTCCCTGGGCTGCTACGCCCTGTGTGGTCAGCTGCTGCATTTGCCTTCTCCACCTCCGCATGCCTGTAGCCGAGGGCTGAGCCTGGAGGGTCTGGGAAGTGTGCTGGCCGGGCTGTTGGGGAGCCCCATGGGCACTGCATCCAGCTTCCCCAACGTGGGCACGGTGAGCCTTCTCCAG GCTGGATCTCGGCGAGTGGCCCACTTGGTGGGGCTGCTCTGCGTGGTGCTTGGGCTCTCCCCGAGGCTGGTCCAGCTCATCACCACCATCCCACTGCCTGTGCTTG GTGGGGTGCTGGGGGTGACCCAGGCCGTGGTTCTGTCTACTGGATTCTCCAGCTTCCACTTGGCTGACATTGACTCTGGGCGGAACGTCTTCATTGTTGGCTTCTCCATCTTCATGGCCCTGTTGCTGCCAAGATGGTTTCGGGAAGCTCCAGTCCTACTGAGCACAG GCTGGAGCCCCTTGGATGTGTTACTACGCTCACTGCTCACAGAGCCCATCTTCCTGGCGGGACTCTTGGGCTTCCTCCTAGAGAACACCATTCCTG GCACACAGCTTGAGCGAGGCCTAGGTCAAGGGCTGCCATCTTCTTTCACTGCCCAAGAGGTTCGGATGCCTCAGAAGTCCAGGGAGAAGCCTGCTCAAGAGTATGAGCTTCCTTTCTCCATCcaaaacctgtgtccctgcattccCCATCCCCTCCGTTGCCTCTGCCCACTTCCCGAAGACTCTGGGAATGAAGAAGGAGTGCCCTCTGAGCCAGGAGAGACAGCCGACTTGCTGCCTGGCTTTGGGGAGCAGTGCCCCGGGTCTAGCAGAGAAGAACTTAGGTCCCAGTAA